The following proteins come from a genomic window of Megalobrama amblycephala isolate DHTTF-2021 linkage group LG1, ASM1881202v1, whole genome shotgun sequence:
- the LOC125280432 gene encoding zinc finger and SCAN domain-containing protein 29-like, translated as MSVRSEAWSTQEVQTFLGIISEERVQRELDGMVRNEKVFQYVSERMAEEGFQRTPEQCRVKCKKLRSEYRKVKDHNSRSGVNRKNWKWFDMLDAIYGHRPANLGRGGGVDTATSLLESMMESAAEDPISQEETTEELSTFENLPATSSSLASTPTSPESTPSPARAPRCTPISKRKRGQQDVAAALLEMQAADERQQDWQERMEERRDRRFELMLEEAHEARRHEAELTRQHMEQTESFNQAFLSTLGQLVQVLSSSSRDPVPPSSH; from the exons ATGTCGGTGCGAAGTGAAGCTTGGTCGACCCAGGAAGTGCAGACCTTCCTGGGTATCATCAGCGAGGAAAGGGTGCAAAGGGAACTCGATGGCATGGTGAGAAACGAAAAAGTGTTCCAGTATGTTTCTGAGAGGATGGCTGAAGAGGGGTTCCAACGGACGCCCGAGCAGTGCCGCGTTAAATGCAAGAAGCTGCGGAGCGAATACCGTAAGGTGAAAGACCACAACAGCCGGAGTGGTGTAAACAGAAAGAACTGGAAATGGTTCGATATGTTGGACGCTATCTATGGACACAGACCCGCGAATTTGGGAAGAGGAGGCGGCGTCGATACGGCAACGTCTCTGCTGGAGTCAATGATGGAGTCTGCCG CTGAGGATCCTATCAGTCAGGAGGAAACCACAGAGGAACTGTCCACCTTTGAGAACTTGCCTGCAACTTCGAGTTCGCTTGCAAGTACACCGACATCACCAGAATCGACGCCATCGCCTGCGAGAGCACCCCGTTGTACGCCCATCA GCAAGAGAAAAAGGGGTCAGCAGGATGTTGCTGCAGCCCTGTTGGAGATGCAGGCCGCTGATGAGAGGCAGCAGGACTGGCAAGAGAGGATGGAGGAGCGTCGTGACCGACGTTTTGAGTTGATGCTGGAGGAGGCCCATGAGGCAAGGCGGCATGAGGCCGAACTCACCCGGCAACACATGGAGCAGACTGAAAGCTTCAATCAGGCCTTCCTCAGCACACTTGGTCAGCTGGTGCAGGTGTTGAGCAGCAGCAGCCGTGATCCTGTGCCTCCATCCAGCCACTAG